One genomic segment of Pseudomonas sp. p1(2021b) includes these proteins:
- a CDS encoding serine hydrolase domain-containing protein has protein sequence MGVFGKVLGILSLVSLSAWAEQWPDANWSREPAKVDWRAVEAYAFPARDEGRRTGIRTDALLIVRDGHILYERYTAPTGPDTAHLTWSVSKSVLATVLGVAYGEGRFALEDPAARYYPPLHAHPGVRLVDLLHWASGLAWQEDYEYAPLKSSVVAMLYTRGHTDMAAFTAAQPAAQAPGQAFLYSSGDSNLLAAALRGMLPPARYEAYPWQALFEPLGIRSAVWERDAAGTYVGSSYLYLSARDLARIGLLMLRDGRWHGRQVLPADWVAFNRQLFAHAQAIPGEANPGGHWWLNQPLPGSPRPWPSAPEDSFAALGHWGQALYVVPSRKLVIVRYADDRDGSYRHDELLERVLTAMAGEGV, from the coding sequence ATGGGTGTATTCGGAAAAGTACTGGGTATCCTGAGCCTGGTGAGCCTTTCAGCCTGGGCAGAGCAATGGCCGGACGCGAACTGGAGCCGCGAGCCTGCCAAGGTCGACTGGCGGGCGGTGGAAGCCTACGCCTTCCCGGCCCGTGACGAGGGCAGGCGCACAGGGATACGCACCGATGCGCTGCTGATCGTGCGCGATGGCCATATTCTGTATGAGCGCTACACCGCACCCACCGGGCCGGATACGGCGCACCTGACCTGGTCGGTGAGCAAGAGTGTGCTCGCCACCGTGCTCGGCGTTGCCTACGGCGAGGGGCGCTTCGCGCTGGAGGACCCGGCGGCCCGCTATTATCCGCCGCTGCATGCCCACCCTGGGGTGCGCCTGGTCGACCTGCTGCATTGGGCCAGCGGCCTGGCCTGGCAGGAAGACTATGAATACGCGCCGCTCAAGTCGTCGGTGGTGGCGATGCTCTATACCCGCGGCCACACCGACATGGCGGCCTTCACCGCCGCGCAGCCGGCTGCCCAGGCACCTGGCCAGGCTTTTCTCTATTCAAGCGGCGACAGCAACCTGCTGGCCGCAGCCCTGCGCGGCATGCTGCCGCCCGCTCGTTACGAGGCCTACCCCTGGCAGGCGCTGTTCGAGCCGCTGGGCATTCGTAGCGCAGTCTGGGAGCGCGACGCTGCCGGTACCTACGTGGGGTCCTCCTACCTTTACCTCAGTGCCCGCGACCTTGCCCGCATCGGCCTCCTGATGCTACGTGATGGGCGTTGGCACGGCCGGCAGGTGCTGCCGGCCGACTGGGTGGCGTTCAACCGACAGTTGTTCGCGCATGCCCAGGCGATTCCCGGCGAGGCCAACCCCGGTGGGCACTGGTGGCTCAACCAACCTTTGCCGGGTAGCCCGCGGCCTTGGCCCAGCGCGCCGGAGGACAGCTTTGCTGCGCTTGGCCACTGGGGGCAGGCGCTGTATGTGGTGCCGTCGCGAAAGCTGGTAATCGTGCGCTACGCCGACGATCGAGATGGCAGCTACCGGCATGACGAACTGCTCGAGCGGGTATTGACGGCCATGGCCGGGGAGGGGGTATGA
- a CDS encoding amidase codes for MKRVLWLLLIALLAWAWHERQALADFPGILSAYSAKEYCSCRFVMGFDQAYCRGYVKQYLPLGRLEEDRTERHVIAEGLGRRHQAAWQGAREGCRLLP; via the coding sequence ATGAAACGCGTACTGTGGCTGTTGCTCATTGCCTTGCTGGCCTGGGCCTGGCACGAGCGTCAGGCCTTGGCGGACTTTCCGGGCATCCTCTCGGCATATTCGGCCAAAGAGTATTGCTCGTGCCGCTTCGTCATGGGGTTCGACCAGGCCTATTGCCGCGGCTATGTGAAGCAGTACCTGCCCTTGGGCAGGCTGGAGGAAGACCGCACCGAGCGTCATGTGATCGCGGAGGGCCTGGGGCGTCGCCACCAGGCAGCCTGGCAGGGCGCGCGCGAGGGCTGCCGCTTGCTGCCGTGA
- a CDS encoding YceI family protein, whose amino-acid sequence MLKLPRLLPALLLALCLPAHANWHLDGESSRLSFVTSKNGDTAEVHRFLVFHGTVDRNGAAQLRIEMDSVSGGIPLRDERMRKELFEVAKFPEATVQAKIDLSPINDLANGAQVELRLPVTVTLRGQSHSYSTLLLATRLDERRFQVVTLEPLLLRAEDFGLLPGLATLRKLAGASSISPSVPVSAVLIFSAR is encoded by the coding sequence ATGCTCAAACTGCCTCGCTTGCTGCCCGCCCTGTTGCTGGCCCTGTGCCTGCCCGCCCATGCCAACTGGCACCTCGATGGCGAGTCGTCGCGCCTGTCCTTCGTCACCAGCAAGAACGGGGATACTGCCGAGGTTCACCGCTTTCTGGTGTTCCACGGCACAGTGGATCGTAACGGTGCCGCGCAGCTGCGCATCGAGATGGACTCGGTCAGCGGCGGCATCCCGCTGCGTGACGAGCGCATGCGCAAGGAGTTGTTCGAAGTCGCCAAGTTCCCCGAGGCCACGGTGCAGGCGAAGATCGACCTGAGCCCGATCAATGACCTGGCCAATGGTGCCCAGGTAGAGTTGCGCCTGCCGGTGACCGTGACCCTGCGTGGCCAGTCGCACAGCTACAGCACCTTGCTGTTGGCCACCCGGCTGGACGAGCGTCGTTTCCAGGTGGTGACCCTGGAGCCCCTGTTGCTGCGTGCCGAGGACTTCGGCCTGTTGCCGGGCCTGGCGACGTTGCGCAAGCTCGCCGGTGCCTCTTCCATCAGCCCATCGGTGCCGGTGAGCGCGGTGCTGATCTTCTCCGCGCGCTGA
- a CDS encoding phospholipase D-like domain-containing protein yields MPGPVFPWRDGNEFELLIDGPDFFPRMLRAIMRAEFQIDLELYLVEGGACAEAVVEALEQAAARGVRVRCLFDDYGSLAFPSALRERLEAAGVYLRYYNRIRWRRGFRNLYRDHRKLLLVDERWAVVGGTGVTDEFWTPGIDTSEWHEVMVRMEGPIVTDWQLLFDRQWHANNRRTAWRPPEGFGLPRLPRVPAQGQGMGRVAYADARQHQDILHSLVRALNSGQRRIWLATPYFLPTFSVRRSLRRAAQKGIDVRLLLTGPRTDHPAVRYAGHRYYPRLLRAGVRIFEYQPCFLHLKMVLVDDWVSVGSCNFDHWNLHFNLEANVEALDPPLTAAVVASFERDFGLSQEVDLERWNARPFWRRMQQRMWGWLDRLVVNLLNRRD; encoded by the coding sequence ATGCCTGGGCCGGTCTTCCCCTGGCGGGATGGCAACGAGTTCGAGCTGCTGATCGACGGCCCCGATTTTTTCCCGCGCATGCTCCGGGCGATCATGCGCGCTGAGTTCCAGATCGATCTGGAACTGTACCTGGTGGAAGGGGGCGCCTGTGCCGAGGCGGTGGTCGAGGCCCTGGAGCAGGCCGCTGCCCGTGGCGTACGGGTGCGCTGCCTGTTCGATGACTACGGCTCTTTGGCATTCCCCTCGGCCTTGCGCGAGCGTCTGGAGGCCGCCGGGGTCTACCTGCGCTACTACAACCGCATCCGCTGGCGACGCGGGTTTCGCAACCTGTACCGTGACCACCGCAAGCTGCTGCTGGTGGATGAACGCTGGGCCGTGGTGGGCGGCACGGGCGTCACCGATGAATTCTGGACGCCGGGCATCGACACCAGCGAGTGGCATGAGGTGATGGTGCGCATGGAGGGGCCGATCGTCACCGACTGGCAGTTGCTGTTCGATCGCCAATGGCACGCCAACAACCGGCGCACCGCCTGGCGTCCGCCGGAGGGTTTCGGCCTGCCGCGCCTGCCGCGGGTGCCGGCCCAGGGGCAAGGCATGGGCCGGGTGGCCTATGCCGACGCCCGCCAGCACCAGGACATCCTGCATTCGTTGGTGCGTGCCTTGAACAGTGGCCAACGCCGCATCTGGTTGGCGACGCCGTACTTCCTGCCGACCTTCAGCGTGCGCCGCTCCTTGCGTCGCGCCGCGCAGAAAGGCATCGATGTGCGCCTGCTGCTCACCGGCCCGCGCACCGACCACCCGGCGGTACGCTACGCCGGGCACCGGTACTACCCGCGCCTGTTGCGGGCCGGCGTCCGGATCTTCGAATACCAGCCGTGCTTCCTGCACTTGAAGATGGTGCTGGTGGACGATTGGGTCAGTGTCGGTTCGTGCAACTTCGACCATTGGAACCTGCACTTCAACCTCGAGGCCAATGTCGAGGCCCTCGACCCACCGTTGACCGCCGCCGTGGTGGCCAGCTTCGAGCGGGACTTCGGCCTCAGCCAGGAGGTCGACCTGGAGCGCTGGAACGCCCGCCCATTCTGGCGCCGGATGCAGCAGCGGATGTGGGGATGGCTGGACCGCCTGGTGGTCAACCTGCTCAATCGTCGCGACTAG
- a CDS encoding DJ-1/PfpI family protein, with protein sequence MTAKKILMLVGDFVEDYEVMVPFQALKMVGHTVHAVCPEKLAGQTVRTAIHDFEGDQTYSEKPGHNFALNFDFVQVRAEGYDALLIPGGRAPEYLRLDERVLALVKAFDQAGKPIAAVCHGAQLLAAAGVLEGRACSAYPACAPEVRLAGGRFVDIAMDQAHVDGNLVTAPAWPAHPAWLAAFLKVLGTRVS encoded by the coding sequence ATGACGGCCAAGAAGATTCTCATGCTGGTGGGCGACTTCGTCGAGGATTACGAAGTGATGGTGCCGTTCCAGGCCCTGAAGATGGTCGGGCATACCGTGCATGCGGTGTGCCCGGAGAAGCTGGCGGGGCAGACGGTGCGCACGGCGATCCATGATTTCGAGGGGGACCAGACCTACAGTGAGAAGCCTGGGCACAACTTTGCCTTGAACTTCGACTTCGTGCAGGTACGGGCCGAGGGGTACGACGCCTTGCTGATTCCGGGTGGGCGGGCGCCTGAATACCTGCGCCTGGACGAGCGGGTGCTGGCGTTGGTGAAGGCGTTCGATCAGGCGGGCAAGCCGATTGCGGCGGTGTGTCATGGGGCGCAATTGCTGGCGGCTGCCGGAGTGTTGGAAGGGAGAGCCTGCAGTGCATACCCGGCGTGTGCGCCGGAGGTGCGGTTGGCGGGTGGGCGCTTCGTGGATATCGCCATGGACCAGGCGCACGTGGACGGGAACCTGGTGACTGCGCCTGCCTGGCCTGCGCATCCGGCTTGGCTGGCGGCGTTTCTCAAGGTGCTTGGGACGCGGGTTTCCTGA
- a CDS encoding nuclear transport factor 2 family protein, producing MTATELVNAYYAAFNAGDMPTFLGLLSEDVIHDINQGERQMGKAAFAGFMEKMNRCYRERLADIVVMQNADGSRAAAEFTVHGEYLADDEGLPPAKGQTYVLPAGAFFYIHCGKIARVTNYYNLNDWVEQVG from the coding sequence ATGACCGCTACCGAGCTTGTGAACGCCTACTACGCAGCCTTTAACGCCGGGGACATGCCGACCTTCCTTGGGTTGCTCAGCGAGGACGTGATCCACGACATCAACCAGGGCGAGCGGCAGATGGGCAAGGCGGCGTTTGCCGGGTTCATGGAGAAGATGAACCGCTGCTACCGGGAGCGGCTGGCCGATATCGTGGTCATGCAGAATGCCGATGGCAGCCGAGCGGCGGCGGAGTTCACGGTGCACGGGGAGTACCTGGCCGATGACGAGGGCCTGCCCCCGGCCAAGGGGCAGACCTACGTGCTGCCGGCTGGGGCGTTCTTCTACATTCATTGCGGGAAGATTGCGCGGGTGACCAACTACTACAACTTGAATGATTGGGTTGAGCAGGTGGGGTGA
- a CDS encoding GNAT family acetyltransferase, with protein sequence MEIRLLHGAAIAPYIDDLARLRLTVFREFPYLYDGTPEYEAEYLSTYARSGRSLAVLAIDQGRVVGASTGLPLVDETPEFQQPFLAQGRDPASVYYFGESVLLPAYRGQGLGVRFFIERESYAHKLAEFDYCAFCAVERPAGHPRRPSDYKPLHGFWRNRGFLHDPSLRTTYAWRDLDEEQASSKIMSFWLKELPI encoded by the coding sequence ATGGAAATCCGCCTGTTGCACGGCGCAGCCATTGCGCCTTACATCGATGACCTCGCTCGCCTGCGCCTGACGGTGTTCCGCGAGTTTCCCTACCTTTACGACGGTACGCCGGAATATGAGGCCGAATACCTGTCCACCTATGCCCGCTCCGGGCGTAGCCTGGCGGTGCTGGCCATCGACCAGGGCAGGGTGGTCGGAGCCTCCACCGGCCTGCCCCTGGTCGACGAAACGCCCGAGTTCCAGCAGCCTTTCCTGGCCCAGGGGCGCGACCCGGCCAGCGTCTATTACTTCGGCGAGTCGGTGCTGTTGCCGGCCTACCGTGGCCAGGGCCTGGGCGTGCGCTTCTTTATCGAGCGCGAGTCCTATGCCCACAAGCTCGCCGAGTTCGACTACTGCGCCTTCTGCGCCGTGGAGCGACCGGCCGGACACCCCCGGCGGCCCTCGGACTACAAGCCGCTGCACGGGTTCTGGCGTAACCGCGGTTTCCTGCACGACCCCTCGCTGCGCACGACCTACGCCTGGCGTGACCTGGACGAGGAGCAGGCGTCGTCGAAGATCATGTCGTTCTGGCTCAAGGAGTTGCCGATATGA
- a CDS encoding carbon-nitrogen hydrolase family protein: protein MIRLAACQYAIELHETWEAYAHHFQALCAEAVEGGAQLLLLPEYAGLVLSGQLPPDQRSDLKGSIAGIQPLLEPWLALCEGVARRWGIYLQPGSLPVLDADGCYRNRAWLFGPDGVLGYQDKLIMTRFEREQWDIAGGQGLKVFDTALGRLGILICYDNEFPMLARHLAEGGADLILAPSCTDTEAGYHRVRIGAQARALENQIAVLQSPTVGMAAWSPALDENIGRAGLFVPPDHGMPGTGVVAESAELCPEGSRWLICELDLEAVRRVRREGQVFIRRDWPEQFECVS from the coding sequence ATGATTCGCCTTGCCGCCTGTCAGTACGCCATCGAGCTGCACGAGACCTGGGAGGCCTATGCCCACCACTTCCAGGCCTTGTGCGCCGAAGCCGTCGAGGGCGGTGCGCAATTGCTGCTGTTGCCGGAGTACGCCGGGCTGGTGCTCAGCGGCCAACTACCGCCGGACCAGCGCAGCGACCTGAAGGGGTCGATCGCCGGCATCCAGCCGCTGCTGGAGCCATGGCTGGCCTTGTGCGAAGGCGTTGCCAGGCGCTGGGGCATCTACCTCCAGCCGGGTAGCCTGCCGGTGCTCGATGCCGATGGTTGCTATCGCAACCGTGCCTGGCTGTTTGGCCCGGACGGCGTGCTGGGGTACCAGGACAAGCTGATCATGACGCGCTTCGAGCGGGAGCAGTGGGACATTGCGGGAGGTCAAGGGCTCAAGGTGTTCGATACCGCACTCGGGCGGTTGGGCATCCTGATCTGCTATGACAATGAATTTCCCATGCTGGCCCGCCACTTGGCCGAAGGTGGGGCCGACCTGATCCTGGCGCCGAGCTGCACCGACACCGAGGCGGGCTACCACCGCGTACGCATCGGCGCTCAGGCACGGGCGTTGGAGAACCAGATCGCGGTACTGCAAAGCCCAACGGTGGGCATGGCGGCCTGGTCGCCGGCGCTGGATGAGAATATCGGACGGGCAGGGCTGTTCGTGCCGCCGGACCATGGCATGCCGGGCACCGGGGTGGTGGCCGAGAGTGCCGAGTTGTGCCCGGAGGGTAGCCGTTGGCTGATCTGCGAGCTGGATCTGGAGGCGGTACGCCGGGTGCGGCGCGAGGGGCAGGTGTTCATCCGGCGGGACTGGCCGGAGCAGTTCGAATGCGTGAGCTGA
- a CDS encoding fumarate hydratase has translation MTVIKQDDLIQSVADALQFISYYHPVDFIQAMHEAYLREESPAARDSIAQILINSRMCATGHRPICQDTGIVTVFVRVGMDVRWDGATMSVDDMINEGVRRAYNLPENVLRASILADPAGARKNTKDNTPAVIHYSIVPGDKVEVDVAAKGGGSENKSKMAMLNPSDSIVDWVLKTVPTMGAGWCPPGMLGIGIGGTAEKAAVMAKEVLMESIDIHELKARGPQNRIEELRLELFEKVNQLGIGAQGLGGLTTVLDVKIMDYPTHAASLPVCMIPNCAATRHAHFVLDGSGPAELEAPSLDAYPEIVWEAGPSARRVNLDAITPEEVASWKPGETLLLNGKMLTGRDAAHKRMVEMLNRGEELPVDLKGRFIYYVGPVDPVGDEVVGPAGPTTATRMDKFTRQILEQTGLLGMIGKSERGPTAIEAIKDNKAVYLMAVGGAAYLVAQAIRKSQVLAFAELGMEAIYEFEVKDMPVTVAVDSNGESVHITGPALWQSKIAQSLAVEVK, from the coding sequence ATGACCGTGATCAAGCAAGACGACCTGATTCAGAGCGTTGCCGACGCCCTGCAATTCATCTCGTACTACCACCCCGTCGATTTCATCCAGGCGATGCACGAGGCCTACCTGCGTGAAGAGTCGCCCGCCGCACGCGACTCCATCGCCCAGATCCTGATCAACTCGCGCATGTGCGCCACCGGCCACCGCCCGATCTGCCAGGACACCGGCATCGTCACCGTGTTCGTGCGCGTGGGCATGGACGTGCGCTGGGATGGCGCCACCATGAGCGTCGACGACATGATCAACGAAGGTGTGCGTCGCGCCTACAACCTGCCTGAAAACGTCCTGCGCGCCTCGATCCTGGCGGACCCCGCCGGTGCCCGCAAGAACACCAAGGACAACACCCCGGCGGTCATCCACTACTCCATCGTCCCCGGCGACAAGGTCGAAGTCGACGTCGCGGCCAAGGGCGGCGGTTCGGAGAACAAGTCGAAGATGGCCATGCTCAACCCATCCGACTCGATCGTCGACTGGGTCCTGAAGACCGTGCCGACCATGGGCGCTGGCTGGTGCCCACCGGGCATGCTGGGCATCGGTATCGGCGGCACCGCCGAAAAGGCGGCCGTGATGGCCAAGGAAGTGTTGATGGAGTCCATCGACATCCATGAGCTCAAGGCGCGCGGCCCGCAGAACCGCATCGAGGAGCTGCGCCTGGAGCTGTTCGAGAAGGTCAACCAGCTGGGCATCGGCGCCCAGGGCCTGGGCGGCCTGACCACCGTGCTCGACGTCAAGATCATGGACTACCCGACCCACGCCGCGTCGCTGCCGGTCTGCATGATCCCCAACTGCGCCGCCACCCGCCACGCCCACTTCGTGTTGGACGGCTCCGGCCCTGCCGAGCTGGAAGCGCCGTCGCTGGATGCCTACCCGGAAATCGTCTGGGAAGCCGGCCCGAGCGCCCGTCGCGTCAACCTCGACGCAATCACCCCGGAAGAAGTGGCCAGCTGGAAGCCGGGCGAGACCCTGCTGCTCAACGGCAAGATGCTCACCGGTCGCGATGCCGCGCACAAGCGCATGGTCGAGATGCTCAACCGTGGCGAAGAGCTGCCGGTCGACCTCAAGGGCCGCTTCATCTACTACGTCGGCCCGGTCGACCCGGTCGGTGACGAAGTGGTAGGCCCTGCCGGCCCGACCACCGCCACCCGCATGGACAAGTTCACCCGCCAGATCCTCGAGCAGACCGGCCTGCTGGGCATGATCGGCAAGTCCGAGCGTGGCCCGACCGCCATCGAGGCGATCAAGGACAACAAGGCCGTGTACCTGATGGCCGTCGGCGGCGCCGCCTACCTGGTGGCCCAGGCGATCCGCAAATCCCAGGTCCTGGCCTTCGCCGAACTGGGCATGGAAGCGATCTACGAGTTCGAGGTCAAGGACATGCCGGTCACCGTCGCGGTGGACAGCAACGGCGAGTCGGTGCACATCACCGGCCCTGCCCTGTGGCAGAGCAAGATCGCCCAGAGCCTGGCGGTCGAAGTGAAGTAA
- a CDS encoding iron-sulfur-binding ferredoxin reductase encodes MPELCVGERRWTVPAGSNLLDALNEAGLDVPYSCRAGSCHACLVHCLDGQPEDAMPEALGMEKREQGWRLACQCRVSGDLQVAVFDPLRDGLPAQVCALDWFGDVLRLRLRPERPLRYQAGQHLVLWLGTVARPYSLASLPGEDDFLEFHIDCRHPGAFCDQARLLQVGDVLSLGELRGGALHYDPGWQERPLWLLAAGTGLAPLWGILREALRQGHQGEIRVVHVASDRLGHYLAEPLMQLEDVNVELVLAEQLDEALAGLRPSSRQTVALVCGAPRSVERFARRLFIAGVPRNQMFSDVFVEHA; translated from the coding sequence ATGCCCGAACTCTGCGTGGGCGAGCGCCGCTGGACGGTTCCCGCCGGCAGCAACCTGCTCGATGCCCTGAACGAGGCCGGCCTCGACGTGCCCTACAGTTGCCGTGCCGGCAGTTGCCATGCTTGCCTGGTGCATTGCCTGGACGGGCAGCCCGAAGATGCCATGCCCGAGGCGTTGGGTATGGAGAAGCGCGAGCAGGGCTGGCGGCTGGCTTGCCAGTGCCGGGTGAGTGGCGATCTGCAGGTGGCGGTGTTCGACCCGTTGCGCGATGGTTTGCCAGCCCAGGTGTGCGCGCTGGACTGGTTCGGCGATGTGCTGCGCTTGCGCCTGCGCCCCGAGCGGCCGTTGCGCTACCAGGCAGGGCAGCACCTGGTGCTGTGGCTTGGAACGGTGGCCCGGCCCTATTCCTTGGCGAGCTTGCCGGGAGAAGATGATTTTCTCGAATTTCATATCGATTGCCGGCACCCGGGGGCTTTTTGTGACCAGGCCCGTCTGCTGCAGGTCGGCGACGTGTTGAGCCTGGGTGAGCTCAGGGGTGGGGCGTTGCACTATGACCCGGGCTGGCAGGAGCGGCCGCTCTGGCTGCTGGCGGCAGGTACGGGGCTGGCGCCGTTATGGGGCATTTTGCGAGAGGCGTTACGGCAGGGGCACCAGGGGGAGATCAGGGTGGTGCATGTGGCGAGCGATAGGCTTGGCCACTATCTGGCTGAGCCGCTAATGCAACTGGAAGACGTGAATGTCGAGCTGGTGCTGGCGGAGCAGTTGGATGAAGCGCTGGCGGGATTGCGGCCGTCCTCGCGGCAAACGGTGGCGTTGGTGTGCGGAGCGCCGAGGAGTGTCGAGCGCTTTGCCCGGCGGCTGTTCATTGCCGGGGTGCCGAGGAACCAGATGTTCTCTGATGTGTTTGTCGAGCATGCCTGA
- the pyk gene encoding pyruvate kinase, with protein MTIRRTKIVATLGPASNSPQVIEQLILAGLDVARLNFSHGTPDEHKARARLIREIAAKNGRHVALLGDLQGPKIRIAKFTNKRIELKIGDKFTFSTVHPLTEGNQDIVGIDYPDLVKDCGVGDELLLDDGRVVMRVETATADALHCVVIVGGPLSDHKGINRKGGGLTAPALTEKDKADIKLAAEMDLDYLAVSFPRDAKDMEYARKLRDEAGGTAWLVSKIERAEAVADDETLDGLIAASDAVMVARGDLGVEIGDAELIAIQKKIIQHARRNNKAVIVATQMMESMIQNPMPTRAEVSDVANAVLDNTDAVMLSAESAAGAYPIEAVQAMARICQGAEKHPTSQKSSHRLHTTFERCDESIALAAMYTANHFPGVKAIISLTESGYTPLIMSRLRSHVPIFAMSPHRATQARASLFRGVYPIAFDPASLPADKVSQAAVDELLKRGLVEQGDWVILTKGDSYHTIGGTNGMKILHVGDPLVG; from the coding sequence ATGACCATCCGCCGTACCAAAATCGTCGCCACCCTTGGCCCCGCCAGCAACTCGCCGCAAGTGATCGAACAGCTGATCCTCGCCGGCCTGGACGTGGCACGCCTGAACTTCTCCCACGGCACCCCGGACGAGCACAAGGCCCGCGCCCGCCTGATCCGCGAGATCGCCGCCAAGAACGGCCGCCATGTGGCGCTGCTGGGCGACCTGCAGGGGCCGAAGATCCGCATCGCCAAGTTCACCAACAAGCGCATCGAACTGAAGATCGGTGACAAGTTCACCTTCTCCACCGTCCACCCGCTGACCGAAGGCAACCAGGACATCGTCGGTATCGATTATCCCGACCTGGTCAAGGACTGCGGCGTCGGTGACGAACTGCTGCTCGACGACGGCCGCGTGGTCATGCGCGTCGAGACCGCCACCGCCGATGCCTTGCACTGCGTGGTGATCGTCGGCGGCCCACTGTCCGACCACAAGGGCATCAACCGCAAGGGCGGTGGCCTGACCGCGCCGGCCCTGACCGAAAAAGACAAGGCCGACATCAAGCTGGCTGCGGAAATGGACCTGGACTACCTGGCTGTCTCCTTCCCGCGCGATGCCAAGGACATGGAATACGCCCGCAAGCTGCGCGACGAAGCCGGCGGCACCGCCTGGCTCGTGTCCAAGATCGAGCGCGCCGAAGCCGTGGCCGACGATGAGACCCTCGATGGCCTGATCGCCGCTTCCGACGCAGTGATGGTCGCCCGCGGTGACCTGGGCGTGGAAATCGGCGACGCCGAGCTGATCGCCATCCAGAAGAAGATCATCCAGCACGCCCGCCGCAACAACAAGGCGGTGATCGTCGCGACCCAGATGATGGAGTCGATGATCCAGAACCCGATGCCGACCCGCGCCGAGGTTTCAGACGTGGCCAACGCCGTGCTGGACAACACCGACGCGGTGATGCTCTCGGCCGAAAGCGCTGCCGGCGCCTACCCGATCGAAGCAGTCCAGGCCATGGCCCGCATCTGCCAGGGTGCCGAGAAGCATCCGACCAGCCAGAAGTCCAGCCACCGCCTGCACACCACTTTCGAACGCTGCGACGAAAGCATTGCCCTGGCGGCCATGTACACGGCCAACCACTTCCCGGGGGTCAAGGCGATCATCTCGCTTACCGAGAGTGGCTACACCCCGCTGATCATGTCGCGCCTGCGCTCGCACGTGCCGATCTTCGCCATGTCGCCGCACCGCGCCACTCAGGCGCGCGCCTCGCTGTTCCGTGGCGTGTACCCCATCGCCTTCGACCCGGCTTCGCTGCCGGCGGACAAGGTCAGCCAGGCAGCCGTCGACGAGCTGCTCAAGCGCGGCCTGGTGGAACAAGGCGATTGGGTGATCCTGACCAAGGGCGACAGCTACCACACCATCGGTGGCACCAACGGCATGAAGATCCTGCATGTGGGTGACCCGCTGGTTGGCTGA
- a CDS encoding PilZ domain-containing protein encodes MFIQRHIERHQLPCMLKVYNRYTDQPIGFLGNASEDGMMLISQLPVLVGPDFELQLRLPLAGAASQCIDLTASCLWCREDQTPGHYDAGFMLLQPPREYEDFVRVLRDYFSFRPLNASA; translated from the coding sequence ATGTTTATCCAACGTCATATAGAGCGGCATCAACTGCCTTGCATGCTCAAGGTCTACAACCGCTATACCGACCAGCCGATCGGCTTCCTGGGCAACGCCTCGGAAGATGGCATGATGCTGATCAGCCAGTTGCCGGTGCTGGTGGGGCCGGACTTCGAGCTGCAGTTGCGCCTGCCGCTCGCGGGCGCAGCTAGCCAGTGCATCGACCTGACGGCCAGTTGCCTCTGGTGCCGTGAAGATCAGACGCCCGGCCACTACGATGCAGGGTTCATGTTGCTGCAGCCGCCGCGCGAGTACGAGGACTTCGTCCGGGTGCTACGCGACTACTTCAGTTTTCGCCCCCTGAACGCCTCCGCATAA